The Vitis riparia cultivar Riparia Gloire de Montpellier isolate 1030 chromosome 3, EGFV_Vit.rip_1.0, whole genome shotgun sequence genome includes a region encoding these proteins:
- the LOC117911284 gene encoding NADH dehydrogenase [ubiquinone] 1 beta subcomplex subunit 9 isoform X3, which produces MSATASYLARRAAQKERVRILYRRALKDTLNWAVHRHLFYQDASDLREKFDANKHVEDLDTIDRMIADGEARYDKWRHPDPYIVPWAPGGSKFTRNPTPPAGIEIIYDYGREDNS; this is translated from the exons atgagtgcAACAGCATCGTATCTAGCGAGAAGAGCAGCGCAGAAAGAGAGGGTTCGGATCCTCTACAGGCGTGCCCTCAAAGACACTCTCAATTGGGCCGTTCATCGCCATCTCTTCTATCAAGAT GCTTCAGACCTCCGCGAGAAGTTCGATGCCAACAAGCACGTGGAG GATCTTGACACAATTGATAGAATGATTGCTGATGGTGAAGCAAGATATGATAAGTGGCGGCACCCTGATCCTTATATTG TTCCTTGGGCTCCTGGTGGTTCCAAGTTTACAAGAAACCCAACGCCGCCTGCTGGG ATTGAAATAATATATGACTATGGCCGAGAAGATAACAGCTAA
- the LOC117911143 gene encoding fructose-bisphosphate aldolase 1, chloroplastic-like, translated as MASAAPSLLKSSPVLDKSDWVKGQTLRQSSVSVIRCLPTAPSGLTIRAGSYADELVKTAKTIASPGRGILAMDESNATCGKRLASIGLENTEANRQAYRTLLVTVPGLGNHISGAILFEETLYQSTTDGKKMVDVLVEQKIVPGIKVDKGLVPLVGSNDESWCQGLDGLASRSAAYYQQGARFAKWRTVVSIPNGPSALALKEAAWGLARYAAISQDNGLVPIVEPEILLDGEHGIERTFEVAQKVWAEVFFYLAENNVMFEGILLKPSMVTPGAECKDRATPEQVADYTLKLLKRRIPPAVPGIMFLSGGQSEVEATLNLNAMNQGPNPWHVSFSYARALQNTCLKTWGGRPESVKEAQEALLIRAKANSLAQLGKYTGEGESEEAKKGMFVKGYVY; from the exons ATGGCATCAGCAGCTCCATCTCTCCTCAAGTCATCACCAGTCCTAGACAAGTCTGATTGGGTGAAGGGCCAGACTCTTCGCCAGAGCTCTGTGTCCGTCATCCGGTGCCTCCCAACAGCCCCATCAGGGCTCACAATCCGGGCTGGTTCCTATGCAGATGAGCTTGTCAAGACTGCG AAAACAATTGCATCACCCGGACGGGGAATTCTCGCCATGGATGAGTCCAACGCCACCTGTGGGAAGCGTCTGGCATCGATTGGGCTAGAGAACACTGAGGCCAACAGGCAGGCATACAGAACTCTCCTAGTGACAGTCCCAGGGCTAGGCAACCACATCTCTGGAGCCATTCTCTTTGAGGAGACTCTCTACCAATCCACCACTGATGGGAAGAAGATGGTTGATGTGCTTGTTGAGCAGAAAATAGTCCCTGGTATTAAAGTTGACAAG GGTCTTGTGCCCCTGGTTGGCTCCAATGATGAGTCCTGGTGCCAAGGTCTTGATGGCCTTGCCTCCCGCTCTGCTGCTTACTACCAGCAGGGTGCTCGTTTCGCCAAATG GCGTACTGTTGTGAGCATTCCCAATGGCCCATCTGCCCTGGCACTGAAGGAAGCAGCTTGGGGACTTGCTCGCTATGCTGCCATTTCTCAG GACAACGGGCTGGTGCCAATTGTTGAGCCAGAGATCTTGCTCGATGGAGAGCATGGAATTGAGAGGACTTTTGAGGTGGCTCAGAAGGTGTGGGCTGAGGTTTTCTTCTACCTAGCTGAGAACAATGTGATGTTTGAGGGTATCCTTCTCAAGCCTAGCATGGTCACTCCTGGAGCAGAATGCAAGGACAGGGCGACCCCAGAACAGGTCGCAGACTACACCCTCAAGCTCCTCAAAAGGAGAATTCCTCCTGCAGTTCCAGGGATCATG TTCTTGTCTGGTGGGCAATCTGAAGTTGAAGCCACCCTGAACCTGAACGCAATGAACCAAGGTCCCAACCCATGGCACGTGTCATTCTCGTATGCCAGGGCCCTCCAGAACACTTGCCTAAAGACATGGGGAGGAAGGCCTGAGAGCGTGAAGGAGGCTCAAGAGGCTTTGCTGATCCGTGCCAAGGCCAACTCTCTTGCTCAGCTCGGGAAGTACACTGGCGAAGGAGAGTCAGAGGAGGCAAAGAAGGGAATGTTCGTCAAGGGCTACGTCTACTAA
- the LOC117911141 gene encoding kinesin-like protein KIN-7E isoform X2, with the protein MGALSGEELARWEKMQATTAREEKILVLVRLRPLSEKEIARNEVSDWECINENTVLFRNSLQERSMFPTAYSFDKVFRGDCTTRQVYEEGAKEIALSVVNGINSSIFAYGQTSSGKTYTMIGITEYTVADIYDYIQNHEERAFVLKFSAMEIYNEAVRDLLSTDNLPLRLLDDPERGTIVEKLTEETLRDWSHLKNLLSICEAQRQIGETSLNETSSRSHQILRLTIESSAREFLGKGNSTTLAASVNFVDLAGSERASQAMSAGARLKEGCHINRSLLTLGTVIRKLSKGRQGHVNYRDSKLTRILQPSLGGNARTAIICTLSPARSHVEQSRNTLLFASCAQEVTTKAQVNVVMSDKALVKHLQKELARLESELRSPAPASSTCDHTALLRKKDLQIDKMEKEIRELTKQRDIAESRVEDLLQMIGNDQSSSQWTGIRNDPKSQVGIKWEDDCSVSEADPGCRDIGVRSSNTTQYSGRGSGSNTQEKYHQLPQYSEGHSPFDGPSSPIAVGNGFVRPDPRRGQEEIALEAGEDPDDLYKEVRCIEIEESSKHKNLKSLDTSTGENEGMAVSGNGDVTDGEIISALTKGEREVSHIQNGFTYGALEQKIQDVQKTIESLVSPYPDEPSPWALDADTPSSRSLRLTRSWSCRANLMTGLSSPCEKVEQKLSTPPSGFEKDFPGRPESFGRRHPPLNYGANMLRLSRTDSQSSFGSAFVDELKAEKTSADEDITSIQTFVAGLKEMAKLQYEKQLVDGQIFICKSRNGAESQGLLLCWCMPAG; encoded by the exons ATGGGGGCACTAAGTGGGGAGGAGCTGGCACGGTGGGAGAAGATGCAAGCAACGACTGCTCGTGAGGAGAAGATTCTTGTTCTGGTTAGGCTGAGGCCTTTGAGTGAGAAGGAGATTGCAAGGAATGAAGTTTCAGATTGGGAATGCATCAATGAGAACACTGTCTTGTTCAGGAATAGCCTGCAGGAGAGGTCCATGTTCCCAACTGCATATTCATTTG ACAAAGTATTTCGAGGTGACTGCACCACGAGGCAGGTGTACGAGGAAGGAGCCAAGGAAATCGCTCTTTCAGTTGTCAATGGTATTAACT CAAGTATCTTTGCATATGGGCAAACTAGCAGTGGAAAGACATACACCATGATTGGAATAACTGAATACACAGTAGCAGACATATATGATTATATACAAAAT CATGAGGAAAGGGCATTTGTTCTTAAGTTCTCTGCAATGGAAATCTACAATGAAGCTGTCAGAGACCTCCTTAGCACAGATAATCTTCCACTTAGGCTCCTAGATGATCCGGAG AGAGGGACTATTGTGGAGAAATTGACTGAGGAAACTCTGAGAGACTGGAGCCATCTAAAGAACCTTCTATCCATTTGTGAAG CTCAAAGACAGATAGGGGAGACTTCCCTGAATGAAACAAGCTCCCGATCTCATCAAATTCTACGATTG ACAATTGAAAGTTCTGCTCGTGAATTCTTAGGCAAAGGCAACTCTACCACCCTTGCAGCCAGTGTG AATTTTGTTGATTTGGCGGGAAGTGAACGTGCATCTCAAGCAATGTCAGCTGGGGCAAGATTGAAAGAAGGTTGCCACATAAATCGCAGTCTACTGACCCTTGGAACGGTCATACGGAAGCTGAG CAAGGGAAGACAAGGACATGTCAATTATAGAGATTCTAAGCTAACACGGATATTGCAACCCAGCTTGGGAGGCAACGCTAGAACTGCCATTATCTGCACTTTGAGCCCTGCACGAAGCCATGTTGAGCAATCTAGAAACACTCTGTTGTTTGCTAGCTGTGCACAAGAAGTCACTACAAAAGCACAGGTCAATGTGGTTATGTCTGATAAGGCCTTGGTAAAGCATTTGCAAAAAGAATTGGCCAGATTGGAGAGTGAATTGAGAAGTCCAGCCCCTGCTTCTTCAACTTGTGATCATACAGCATTACTGAGAAAGAAAGATCTTCAGATTGACAAG ATGGAGAAAGAGATAAGAGAGTTGACTAAGCAACGTGACATTGCTGAATCTCGGGTTGAGGATTTGCTACAAATGATTGGAAATGATCAATCTTCAAGTCAATGG ACTGGAATTCGTAATGATCCTAAATCACAGGTAGGCATTAAATGGGAAGATGATTGTTCAGTATCAGAGGCTGATCCTGGTTGTCGGGATATAGGTGTCAGAAGCTCCAATACAACTCAGTATTCTGGCAGAGGCAGTGGGAGTAATACTCAGGAAAAATACCATCAGCTTCCACAGTACTCTGAAGGCCATTCTCCATTTGATGGACCTTCTTCACCGATAGCAGTTGGAAATGGGTTTGTTAGGCCAGATCCACGTCGTGGTCAGGAGGAAATTGCACTTGAAGCTGGGGAAGATCCTGATGACCTTTACAAGGAAGTTCGATGTATTGAGATAGAAGAGTCCAGCAAGCACAAGAACCTCAAGTCCCTTGATACATCAACTGGTGAAAATGAAGGTATGGCAGTGTCTGGGAATGGAGATGTAACAGATGGGGAAATCATATCAGCCCTGACGAAGGGAGAAAGAGAAGTGAGTCACATCCAAAATGGTTTTACATATGGTGCATTGGAGCAGAAAATCCAGGATGTTCAAAAGACAATTGAATCTCTTGTCAGTCCTTACCCTGATGAACCGTCTCCCTGGGCACTGGATGCGGATACACCAAGTTCTAGAAGCTTGAGATTGACTAGGAGCTGGAGTTGCAGAGCGAATCTCATGACTGGTTTGTCTTCTCCCTGTGAGAAGGTAGAACAAAAACTGAGTACTCCACCTAGTGGATTTGAGAAAGACTTTCCTGGAAGACCAGAAAGTTTCGGAAGGAGGCATCCTCCATTAAACTATGGTGCCAACATGCTAAGGTTGTCAAGAACTGATTCGCAGTCTTCTTTTGGGAGTGCTTTTGTTGATGAGCTAAAAGCAGAGAAGACTTCTGCAGACGAGGATATTACTAGCATCCAGACTTTTGTTGCCGGACTGAAAGAAATGGCTAAGCTTCAATATGAGAAGCAACTTGTTGATGGTCAG ATCTTTATTTGCAAATCAAGAAATGGTGCAGAATCCCAAGGACTGTTGCTATGTTGGTGCATGCCAGCAG GTTGA
- the LOC117911144 gene encoding B-box zinc finger protein 19-like, whose protein sequence is MRTLCDACESAAAILFCAADEAALCRACDEKVHMCNKLASRHVRVGLADPSDVPRCDICENAPAFFYCEVDGTSLCLQCDMIVHVGGKRTHGRYLLLRQRVEFPGDKPGRLEELRLQSGEPGEARREQNWPPMMTLRETQPNQMASSVPMLENNTHGDGKMDNKLIDLNARPQRVHGQTSNNQSMDVHSGTNHESESVVPVGSFKREPEK, encoded by the exons ATGCGAACTCTTTGTGATGCTTGCGAGAGCGCAGCAGCTATCCTGTTCTGCGCCGCAGACGAGGCCGCCCTCTGCCGTGCCTGCGACGAAAAG GTCCATATGTGTAACAAACTTGCTAGTCGGCATGTAAGAGTTGGGCTGGCTGACCCAAGTGATGTTCCTCGATGTGATATATGTGAAAATGCACCTG CTTTCTTTTATTGTGAAGTCGATGGAACTTCTCTTTGCCTGCAATGTGATATGATTGTACATGTTGGAGGTAAAAGAACCCATGGAAGATATCTGCTATTAAGGCAGAGAGTTGAG TTTCCAGGGGATAAGCCTGGCCGTCTTGAGGAACTAAGGTTACAATCTGGTGAGCCTGGTGAAGCAAGAAGGGAGCAGAATTGGCCACCTATGATGACATTGAGAGAGACCCAGCCAAATCAGATGGCCTCTTCTGTTCCAATGTTAGAGAATAACACTCATGGTGATGGCAAGATGGACAATAAATTGATTGATCTGAATGCTCGGCCCCAAAGAGTACATGGGCAAACTTCAAATAACCAG AGTATGGATGTACATAGTGGCACTAATCATGAATCTGAAAGTGTAGTTCCTGTTGGATCCTTCAAAAGAGAGCCTGAAAAGTAA
- the LOC117911141 gene encoding kinesin-like protein KIN-7E isoform X1, with product MGALSGEELARWEKMQATTAREEKILVLVRLRPLSEKEIARNEVSDWECINENTVLFRNSLQERSMFPTAYSFDKVFRGDCTTRQVYEEGAKEIALSVVNGINSSIFAYGQTSSGKTYTMIGITEYTVADIYDYIQNHEERAFVLKFSAMEIYNEAVRDLLSTDNLPLRLLDDPERGTIVEKLTEETLRDWSHLKNLLSICEAQRQIGETSLNETSSRSHQILRLTIESSAREFLGKGNSTTLAASVNFVDLAGSERASQAMSAGARLKEGCHINRSLLTLGTVIRKLSKGRQGHVNYRDSKLTRILQPSLGGNARTAIICTLSPARSHVEQSRNTLLFASCAQEVTTKAQVNVVMSDKALVKHLQKELARLESELRSPAPASSTCDHTALLRKKDLQIDKMEKEIRELTKQRDIAESRVEDLLQMIGNDQSSSQWTGIRNDPKSQVGIKWEDDCSVSEADPGCRDIGVRSSNTTQYSGRGSGSNTQEKYHQLPQYSEGHSPFDGPSSPIAVGNGFVRPDPRRGQEEIALEAGEDPDDLYKEVRCIEIEESSKHKNLKSLDTSTGENEGMAVSGNGDVTDGEIISALTKGEREVSHIQNGFTYGALEQKIQDVQKTIESLVSPYPDEPSPWALDADTPSSRSLRLTRSWSCRANLMTGLSSPCEKVEQKLSTPPSGFEKDFPGRPESFGRRHPPLNYGANMLRLSRTDSQSSFGSAFVDELKAEKTSADEDITSIQTFVAGLKEMAKLQYEKQLVDGQVEETGTKADKLEKNVKDVGLDPMQEGTLPDWPLEFERQQREIIELWQTCNVSLIHRTYFFLLFRGDPMDSIYLEVELRRLSFLKETFSQGNQSLEDGRTLTQASSIRALRREREMLSKLMHKRFSEGERNRLFQKWGIKLDSKRRRLQLAQRLWSNTTDMSHINESAAIVAKLIKFVEQGQALKEMFGLSFTPHRTRRRSYGWKHSMGSLL from the exons ATGGGGGCACTAAGTGGGGAGGAGCTGGCACGGTGGGAGAAGATGCAAGCAACGACTGCTCGTGAGGAGAAGATTCTTGTTCTGGTTAGGCTGAGGCCTTTGAGTGAGAAGGAGATTGCAAGGAATGAAGTTTCAGATTGGGAATGCATCAATGAGAACACTGTCTTGTTCAGGAATAGCCTGCAGGAGAGGTCCATGTTCCCAACTGCATATTCATTTG ACAAAGTATTTCGAGGTGACTGCACCACGAGGCAGGTGTACGAGGAAGGAGCCAAGGAAATCGCTCTTTCAGTTGTCAATGGTATTAACT CAAGTATCTTTGCATATGGGCAAACTAGCAGTGGAAAGACATACACCATGATTGGAATAACTGAATACACAGTAGCAGACATATATGATTATATACAAAAT CATGAGGAAAGGGCATTTGTTCTTAAGTTCTCTGCAATGGAAATCTACAATGAAGCTGTCAGAGACCTCCTTAGCACAGATAATCTTCCACTTAGGCTCCTAGATGATCCGGAG AGAGGGACTATTGTGGAGAAATTGACTGAGGAAACTCTGAGAGACTGGAGCCATCTAAAGAACCTTCTATCCATTTGTGAAG CTCAAAGACAGATAGGGGAGACTTCCCTGAATGAAACAAGCTCCCGATCTCATCAAATTCTACGATTG ACAATTGAAAGTTCTGCTCGTGAATTCTTAGGCAAAGGCAACTCTACCACCCTTGCAGCCAGTGTG AATTTTGTTGATTTGGCGGGAAGTGAACGTGCATCTCAAGCAATGTCAGCTGGGGCAAGATTGAAAGAAGGTTGCCACATAAATCGCAGTCTACTGACCCTTGGAACGGTCATACGGAAGCTGAG CAAGGGAAGACAAGGACATGTCAATTATAGAGATTCTAAGCTAACACGGATATTGCAACCCAGCTTGGGAGGCAACGCTAGAACTGCCATTATCTGCACTTTGAGCCCTGCACGAAGCCATGTTGAGCAATCTAGAAACACTCTGTTGTTTGCTAGCTGTGCACAAGAAGTCACTACAAAAGCACAGGTCAATGTGGTTATGTCTGATAAGGCCTTGGTAAAGCATTTGCAAAAAGAATTGGCCAGATTGGAGAGTGAATTGAGAAGTCCAGCCCCTGCTTCTTCAACTTGTGATCATACAGCATTACTGAGAAAGAAAGATCTTCAGATTGACAAG ATGGAGAAAGAGATAAGAGAGTTGACTAAGCAACGTGACATTGCTGAATCTCGGGTTGAGGATTTGCTACAAATGATTGGAAATGATCAATCTTCAAGTCAATGG ACTGGAATTCGTAATGATCCTAAATCACAGGTAGGCATTAAATGGGAAGATGATTGTTCAGTATCAGAGGCTGATCCTGGTTGTCGGGATATAGGTGTCAGAAGCTCCAATACAACTCAGTATTCTGGCAGAGGCAGTGGGAGTAATACTCAGGAAAAATACCATCAGCTTCCACAGTACTCTGAAGGCCATTCTCCATTTGATGGACCTTCTTCACCGATAGCAGTTGGAAATGGGTTTGTTAGGCCAGATCCACGTCGTGGTCAGGAGGAAATTGCACTTGAAGCTGGGGAAGATCCTGATGACCTTTACAAGGAAGTTCGATGTATTGAGATAGAAGAGTCCAGCAAGCACAAGAACCTCAAGTCCCTTGATACATCAACTGGTGAAAATGAAGGTATGGCAGTGTCTGGGAATGGAGATGTAACAGATGGGGAAATCATATCAGCCCTGACGAAGGGAGAAAGAGAAGTGAGTCACATCCAAAATGGTTTTACATATGGTGCATTGGAGCAGAAAATCCAGGATGTTCAAAAGACAATTGAATCTCTTGTCAGTCCTTACCCTGATGAACCGTCTCCCTGGGCACTGGATGCGGATACACCAAGTTCTAGAAGCTTGAGATTGACTAGGAGCTGGAGTTGCAGAGCGAATCTCATGACTGGTTTGTCTTCTCCCTGTGAGAAGGTAGAACAAAAACTGAGTACTCCACCTAGTGGATTTGAGAAAGACTTTCCTGGAAGACCAGAAAGTTTCGGAAGGAGGCATCCTCCATTAAACTATGGTGCCAACATGCTAAGGTTGTCAAGAACTGATTCGCAGTCTTCTTTTGGGAGTGCTTTTGTTGATGAGCTAAAAGCAGAGAAGACTTCTGCAGACGAGGATATTACTAGCATCCAGACTTTTGTTGCCGGACTGAAAGAAATGGCTAAGCTTCAATATGAGAAGCAACTTGTTGATGGTCAG GTTGAGGAGACGGGGACAAAAGCTGATAAGCTTGAAAAGAATGTAAAAGACGTGGGCTTGGATCCAATGCAGGAAGGAACTCTTCCAGATTGGCCCTTGGAGTTTGAAAGGCAGCAGAGGGAGATAATTGAACTTTGGCAAACTTGCAATGTTTCATTGATCCACAGAACCTATTTCTTCCTGCTCTTCAGAGGTGATCCAATGGATTCCATTTACTTGGAGGTAGAGCTTAGGAGACTTTCCTTCCTCAAAGAAACTTTTTCTCAGGGAAACCAGTCTCTGGAAGATGGTCGAACTCTCACACAGGCTTCAAG CATTAGGGCTCTTCGCCGTGAGAGGGAGATGCTGAGCAAGCTGATGCACAAAAGATTCTCAGAAGGGGAGAGAAATAGACTTTTCCAGAAGTGGGGTATCAAGTTGGACTCGAAGCGGAGGCGGCTGCAGCTGGCCCAGCGCCTGTGGAGCAACACGACAGATATGAGCCACATCAATGAGAGTGCTGCCATTGTTGCAAAGCTGATCAAGTTTGTTGAGCAAGGACAGGCCCTCAAGGAGATGTTCGGGCTGAGCTTCACACCTCATCGCACCAGGAGAAGATCATATGGCTGGAAACACAGCATGGGGTCCCTTTTGTGA